The genomic DNA AAAATGATATCAAATTAACATTTATGTGCCTTTTGTTTAATAATGCTTAAAATTTTTAACTAAATAATGAATTGTATTTTTACGAAAATTAAAATGGTATTAGAATATGTATTAGAGCAGCATATTTAAATAATAGATTATCTTTAAGCTTAAAATTGAATTATTAGTGTCTAACGATAAAAATCTTAAAGCTTCAATTAAAAATGAAGCCATGCTAAAAGACGGCCTTGAAGGATTAGAAACCAGTCCAGAAAGGGCAATACAATCTTTTTATATGATTTCTTTAAAAAATCATATTAAGTTAAGTGCTATTGCAGATACTAAAGCTAATATTTTATTATCTGTAAATGCTATTATTATTTCTTTGGTATTAACTAATTTAATTGCAAAATTAGGAGAGCCAAATAATAAACATCTTACTATACCTGTAATTATAATTTTAATGTCTAGTTTGCTTTGTGTGGTTATTTCAATACTAATTACTAGGCCTAATGTTACTAAAGGTAAGTTTACTCAGGAAGATATAGATAATAATAAAGTTAATTTAGCCTTTTTTGGTAATTTTCATAGTATGGAATATAAGGAATATGAAGCGGCTATAAAGGATATGCACAATAATAACAATTATATATATGGTGCTTTAACTAAAGATTTATATTTTTTAGGTGATGTGATGAGTTTAAAATATAAGTGGTTACGTATTGTTTATACCATTTTTTTAATTGGTTTAATTGTTTCTGCTTTAGCATTTGGTATAGCAATTAAGTTTTTTGGTCCACATTTACATTAAAAAATTAATATGCGATAAAAAAAAGCCTTTTCTAATTTGAAAAGGCTTTTTTATAGTGTATTTGCGTAGTTTATTTTAAATTTTCTAAACTACTTTTTAATGTTTCAATTTTGGCTAAAGCATCTGCTTCTTTCTTTTTCTCTGCGGCTACTACTTGTTCTGGTGCTCCTGCAACAAAACGCTCGTTAGATAGTTTCTTTTGTACAGATTTTAAGAAACCTTCTGTGTAGTTTAATTCTTCGGTTAATTTTTTAATTTCTGCCTCAATATCTATTGCGCCTTCCATTGGTATGAAGTATTCGTTAGATTTTACTCTAAATGTTAATGCGCCTTCCACAGGCTCTTTAACATAGTCTATAGCTTCTAAATTTCCAAGCTTTGATATTACTGCATCGAAATCTGAATTAGAATTTTCGTTGTTTATAACTGAAAAACTTATGGCGTCTTTAAAGGCTATATTTTTTTCTTTTCTAATGTTTCTAATACCAGAAATTACTTCTGAAGCAAATTCAAATTGAGAAATAATCTCTTTATTTACAGGTTTAGCTTCTG from Lacinutrix sp. 5H-3-7-4 includes the following:
- a CDS encoding Pycsar system effector family protein, which translates into the protein MSNDKNLKASIKNEAMLKDGLEGLETSPERAIQSFYMISLKNHIKLSAIADTKANILLSVNAIIISLVLTNLIAKLGEPNNKHLTIPVIIILMSSLLCVVISILITRPNVTKGKFTQEDIDNNKVNLAFFGNFHSMEYKEYEAAIKDMHNNNNYIYGALTKDLYFLGDVMSLKYKWLRIVYTIFLIGLIVSALAFGIAIKFFGPHLH